Genomic DNA from Roseburia intestinalis L1-82:
ACTGCTTGATATGGAACAGATTTATCCGGGAACACAGGTGGGAGATGGATTTTTCTACGCCAGATTAAGACGTATCTCATAGCCACCCGGAAAGAAAATGGAAAAGAGGAAATTATGCAGCAGGAAAAAACAGATATCAAATCCATGAATCTGGAAGAACTAAAATCATATATGGAATCTATCGGGGAAAAACCGTTTCGTGCAAAACAGCTGTATCAGTGGATGCATGAAAAACAGGCAGCATCTTTCGATGAAATGACAAATCTGTCAAAATCCCTTCAGGAAAAACTTAAGAAGGAATGTCATTTTGTAAGTTTAAAGCAGGAGGCGGTACAGGTATCAAAGATAGACGGTACCAGAAAATATCTGTTTGCATTAGATGACGGAAACGTGATCGAGAGCGTTCTGATGCGATATAAACATGGCAATTCAGTCTGCATTTCCTCGCAGGTCGGCTGCCGGATGGGCTGCCGGTTCTGTGCATCCACGTTAGACGGACTGGTGCGGGGACTGACGCCGTCAGAGATGTTAGACCAGATATACCGGATCACAAGAGATACCGGGGAGAGGGTTGCAAATGTTGTTGTGATGGGAACCGGAGAACCGATGGATAATTTTGACAATCTGCTCAAATTCATCGAACTTCTGACAGATGAAAACGGACTGAACATCAGCCAGCGGAATGTGACGGTGTCGACCTGCGGTATTGTTCCGAAAATGCGGGAACTGGCGGATAAAAAACTGCAGATCACGCTGGCACTTTCGCTGCATGCATCTTCGCAGGAAAAGAGACTTGAACTGATGCCGATTGCCAATAAATATGAGATACATGAAGTAATTGAGGCATGTCGTTATTATTTTGAACAGACAGGAAGGCGTGTCACATTTGAATATAGTTTAGTCGGTGGTGTCAATGATACCGATGAGGATGTAAGAAGGCTTGCAGACCTGATCCATGGCATGAATTGTCATGTAAACCTGATTCCGGTCAATCCGATCAAAGAGCGTTCTTATGTGCAGCCGGATCATGAAGCAATTCTTAATTTTAAAAATAGGCTTGAAAAAAATGCGATTAACGTTACAATTAGAAGGGAAATGGGCAGGGATATAGACGGTGCATGCGGACAGCTGCGCAAACGTTATATCAGCCATGCAGAAAGGTAGGAAGTAGAGAAGATGAAGACGTTTTCCATGACGCACATCGGGCAGCGACGGGAAATGAATCAGGATTATATGTTTACATCAGAGACCGCTGTGGGAAATCTGCCGAATCTTTTTTTAGTAGCGGATGGAATGGGTGGTCACGCTGCAGGTGATTATGCTTCCAGATTTACAGTTGAGAAACTTGTGGAACTGATTGGTAAATCGGGTGAAAAAGAACCGGTGGCGATTATGAAGAGTGCTGTTTCCATGACGAACAGTCTGCTTTTGACAGAGGCACAGGCAGATCCGGCCAAAAATGGAATGGGTACAACGATCGTTGCTGCAACGGTGATCGGGAATACACTCTATGCCGCAAATGTTGGAGACAGCAGGCTGTATGTGATCAATCAGGAAGATATTACACAGATTACAAGGGATCATTCTCTGGTTGAGGAAATGGTTCGTTTAGGTGAAGTGAGAAAAGAAGATGCGAAAGATCATCCGGATAAAAATATCATTACACGGGCAGTCGGTGTATTGCCGGAGGTGACAGCTGATTTCTTTGAGATCAGTTTAAAACCTGGGGATGAGATTTTGATGTGTTCCGACGGACTGACAAATATGATTGAAGATGATGAGATCCGGCATATTGTGTTGGGACAGAGGGACATTGTTGAGAAAGCAGAGAAACTGATTGAGACTGCCAATCGAAATGGTGGTAAGGATAATATTACGGT
This window encodes:
- the rlmN gene encoding 23S rRNA (adenine(2503)-C(2))-methyltransferase RlmN encodes the protein MQQEKTDIKSMNLEELKSYMESIGEKPFRAKQLYQWMHEKQAASFDEMTNLSKSLQEKLKKECHFVSLKQEAVQVSKIDGTRKYLFALDDGNVIESVLMRYKHGNSVCISSQVGCRMGCRFCASTLDGLVRGLTPSEMLDQIYRITRDTGERVANVVVMGTGEPMDNFDNLLKFIELLTDENGLNISQRNVTVSTCGIVPKMRELADKKLQITLALSLHASSQEKRLELMPIANKYEIHEVIEACRYYFEQTGRRVTFEYSLVGGVNDTDEDVRRLADLIHGMNCHVNLIPVNPIKERSYVQPDHEAILNFKNRLEKNAINVTIRREMGRDIDGACGQLRKRYISHAER
- a CDS encoding Stp1/IreP family PP2C-type Ser/Thr phosphatase produces the protein MKTFSMTHIGQRREMNQDYMFTSETAVGNLPNLFLVADGMGGHAAGDYASRFTVEKLVELIGKSGEKEPVAIMKSAVSMTNSLLLTEAQADPAKNGMGTTIVAATVIGNTLYAANVGDSRLYVINQEDITQITRDHSLVEEMVRLGEVRKEDAKDHPDKNIITRAVGVLPEVTADFFEISLKPGDEILMCSDGLTNMIEDDEIRHIVLGQRDIVEKAEKLIETANRNGGKDNITVVLIEPFSDEVKEC